The following coding sequences lie in one Deltaproteobacteria bacterium genomic window:
- the secA gene encoding preprotein translocase subunit SecA produces MFSSLVKKVFGTKFDRQMRKIRPIIERINSLEAQFQPLSDEQLRGKTAEFKQKLSQGATLDDLLPDAFATVREASRRTLGLRHYDVQLIGGLALHRGTIAEMRTGEGKTLTATCALYLNALPGKGAHLITVNDYLASRDAEWMGQIYKFLGMSTGTIVHGLFPGERQRSYRCDITYGTNNEFGFDYLRDNMKETIEKYVQRELHYAIVDEVDSILIDEARTPLIISGESDKPADLYQKVDRIMPSLRRDLDYVVDEKAHSSQLTDAGVDRVEKLLKCGNLYAPENNEVLHHVNQALRAHTLYKKDVNYLVQGGEVIIVDEFTGRKMEGRRWSDGLHQAIEAKENVPIQPESQTLATITYQNYFRMYGKLSGMTGTADTEAEEFHKIYGLDVMVIPPNRVVRRDDAHDLVYKNERGKFRAIVAEIRDRHGKGQPILVGTTSVEKSHVIHTLLEREGIPHNVLNAKQHEREAFIVAQAGRKYGVTVATNMAGRGTDIILGGNPEMMAREHFDPDSKPEEYKKLYDGLKKQCEDERKEVLSLGGLHILGTERHESRRIDNQLRGRAGRQGDPGSSAFYLSLEDDLMRIFGADRISGLMERLGMEEDVPIEAPLVNRAIENAQEKVEAMHFDTRKNLFEYDNVMNEQRKAIYALRKQILEGRYHPEILDDAARKEQGHRLPAAPETSGPHTVDSLSKTVRERVQSIIDGYCAKRLAGGAEPDPARPSFPKDGIEPEALTHELYRHFGAMVPFAAVKHDYDAILKLAVDDIARALIQQRERLHDLAYANVGKIVEQLCPADVHPDEWEIEALEQQIKERYGATISLREVPQDLEELIDLCWASVEKLLLSREQEFGLYVYLFHIRQLWLGEIDAQWIAHLKNIEHLRTGIGLVGYATRNPKNEYKIRGYNLFREMWEGIEQTVLDKVINMRLTEEQRQQAEEGAEYETALTRANSRQRGPAGQQRTAAARAQIDRMQQAAREATEQLRAAGLAAPGAEAPARAPAKPSAPTMPEVGANDPCPCGSGKRYKKCHGARKTADAST; encoded by the coding sequence ATGTTCTCGTCCCTCGTCAAGAAAGTCTTCGGCACGAAGTTCGACCGCCAGATGCGGAAGATTCGGCCGATTATCGAGCGCATCAATTCGCTGGAGGCGCAGTTCCAGCCGCTCAGCGACGAGCAGCTGCGGGGCAAGACCGCCGAGTTCAAGCAGAAGCTGTCGCAGGGCGCGACGCTCGACGACCTGCTGCCCGACGCGTTCGCGACGGTGCGCGAGGCCTCGCGCCGCACGCTCGGCCTGCGCCACTACGACGTGCAGCTGATCGGTGGCTTGGCGCTGCACCGCGGCACCATCGCCGAGATGCGCACCGGCGAGGGCAAGACCCTCACGGCCACCTGCGCGCTGTACCTCAACGCGCTGCCGGGCAAGGGCGCGCACCTCATCACGGTGAACGACTACCTCGCGTCGCGTGACGCCGAGTGGATGGGGCAGATCTACAAGTTCCTCGGCATGTCGACCGGCACCATCGTGCACGGGCTGTTCCCGGGCGAGCGCCAGCGCTCGTATCGCTGCGACATCACCTACGGCACCAACAACGAGTTCGGCTTCGACTACCTGCGCGACAACATGAAGGAGACGATCGAGAAGTACGTGCAGCGGGAGCTGCACTACGCGATCGTCGACGAGGTCGACTCCATCCTCATCGACGAGGCCCGCACCCCGCTCATCATCAGCGGTGAGTCCGACAAGCCGGCCGACCTGTACCAGAAGGTCGATCGCATCATGCCGTCGCTGCGTCGCGACCTCGACTACGTCGTCGACGAGAAGGCCCACAGCAGCCAGCTGACCGATGCCGGTGTCGACCGCGTCGAGAAGCTGCTCAAGTGCGGCAACCTCTACGCGCCCGAGAACAACGAGGTCCTCCACCACGTGAACCAGGCCCTGCGGGCCCACACGCTGTACAAGAAGGACGTCAACTACCTCGTGCAGGGCGGCGAGGTGATCATCGTCGACGAGTTCACCGGTCGAAAAATGGAGGGGCGGCGTTGGAGCGACGGTCTCCACCAGGCCATCGAGGCCAAGGAGAACGTCCCGATCCAGCCCGAGAGTCAGACGCTCGCGACCATCACGTACCAGAACTACTTCCGCATGTACGGCAAGCTGTCGGGCATGACCGGCACCGCCGACACCGAGGCCGAGGAGTTCCACAAGATCTACGGCCTCGACGTGATGGTGATCCCGCCCAACCGCGTGGTGAGGCGCGACGACGCCCACGACCTGGTCTACAAGAACGAACGCGGCAAGTTCCGCGCGATCGTGGCGGAGATCCGCGATCGCCACGGCAAGGGCCAGCCGATCCTGGTCGGTACCACCAGCGTCGAGAAGTCGCACGTCATCCACACGCTGCTCGAGCGCGAGGGCATCCCGCACAACGTGCTGAACGCCAAGCAGCACGAGCGCGAGGCCTTCATCGTCGCGCAGGCGGGTCGCAAGTATGGCGTCACCGTCGCGACCAACATGGCCGGTCGCGGCACCGACATCATCCTCGGCGGCAACCCCGAGATGATGGCGCGCGAGCACTTCGACCCCGACAGCAAGCCCGAGGAGTACAAGAAGCTCTACGACGGCCTGAAGAAGCAGTGCGAGGACGAGCGCAAGGAGGTGCTGTCGCTGGGCGGCTTGCACATCCTCGGCACCGAGCGCCACGAGAGCCGCCGCATCGACAACCAGCTCCGCGGCCGCGCCGGTCGTCAGGGCGACCCCGGCTCGTCGGCGTTCTACCTGTCGCTCGAGGACGACCTCATGCGCATCTTCGGCGCCGACCGCATCAGCGGGCTGATGGAGCGTCTCGGCATGGAAGAGGACGTGCCGATCGAGGCGCCGCTGGTCAACCGTGCCATCGAGAACGCGCAGGAGAAGGTCGAAGCCATGCACTTCGACACGCGCAAGAACCTCTTCGAGTACGACAACGTCATGAACGAGCAGCGCAAGGCGATCTACGCCCTGCGCAAGCAGATCCTCGAGGGGCGCTACCACCCGGAGATCCTCGACGACGCCGCGCGCAAGGAGCAGGGCCATCGCCTGCCGGCGGCGCCCGAGACCTCGGGCCCCCACACCGTCGACTCGCTGTCGAAGACCGTGCGCGAGCGCGTGCAGAGCATCATCGATGGCTACTGCGCCAAGCGCCTCGCCGGCGGTGCCGAGCCCGACCCCGCGCGACCGAGCTTCCCCAAGGACGGCATCGAGCCCGAGGCGCTGACCCACGAGCTGTACCGCCACTTCGGCGCGATGGTGCCGTTCGCGGCGGTGAAGCACGACTACGACGCGATCCTCAAGCTCGCGGTCGACGACATCGCGCGCGCGCTCATCCAGCAGCGCGAGCGCCTGCACGACCTCGCCTACGCCAACGTCGGCAAGATCGTCGAGCAGCTGTGCCCCGCCGACGTCCACCCCGACGAGTGGGAGATCGAGGCCCTCGAGCAGCAGATCAAGGAGCGCTACGGCGCCACCATCTCGCTGCGCGAGGTGCCGCAGGACCTCGAGGAGCTCATCGATCTCTGCTGGGCGTCGGTCGAGAAGCTGCTGCTGTCGCGCGAGCAGGAGTTCGGCCTCTACGTCTACCTGTTCCACATCCGCCAGCTGTGGCTGGGTGAGATCGACGCGCAGTGGATCGCTCACCTCAAGAACATCGAGCACCTGCGCACGGGCATCGGCCTGGTGGGCTACGCGACCCGCAATCCCAAGAACGAGTACAAGATCCGCGGCTACAACCTGTTCCGCGAGATGTGGGAGGGCATCGAGCAGACCGTGCTCGACAAGGTCATCAACATGCGCCTCACCGAGGAGCAGCGGCAGCAGGCCGAGGAGGGCGCCGAGTACGAGACCGCGCTGACCCGTGCCAACTCGCGCCAGCGCGGCCCCGCCGGGCAACAGCGCACGGCCGCCGCGCGGGCGCAGATCGACCGCATGCAGCAGGCCGCGCGCGAGGCCACCGAGCAATTGCGCGCCGCAGGGCTTGCGGCGCCTGGGGCCGAGGCACCCGCGCGCGCGCCCGCCAAGCCGTCGGCACCGACGATGCCCGAGGTCGGCGCCAACGACCCTTGCCCGTGCGGTTCGGGCAAGCGCTACAAGAAGTGCCACGGCGCGCGCAAGACCGCCGACGCCAGCACATAG
- a CDS encoding enoyl-CoA hydratase/isomerase family protein, translating to MYTDLAYEREGALAIVTLDRPDARNAYSSAMVDSLVAALDAAQHDDDVRAVVLTGAGKAFHAGGDLKQMRDASGMFAGDPVALRRQYIDGIQRVPRALAQFDKPIVAAINGAAIGAGLDLACMCDLRVAARGVSLGSTFVKVGLVPGDGGAYFLARTIGFARALELVLTGRLVDADEALALGLVHRVVAPEELMNAARELANLVAANAPLALRLTKRAAYRSWDLDMDTALELAATYQGVVQNTADHREAVEAILAKRPPDFRAR from the coding sequence ATGTACACCGACCTCGCGTACGAACGAGAGGGTGCGCTGGCGATCGTCACCCTCGATCGCCCCGATGCCCGCAACGCCTACTCCAGCGCCATGGTCGACAGTCTCGTCGCCGCGCTCGATGCCGCCCAGCACGACGACGACGTGCGCGCGGTGGTGCTGACCGGCGCCGGCAAGGCCTTCCACGCCGGCGGCGATCTCAAGCAGATGCGCGACGCCTCGGGCATGTTCGCCGGCGATCCGGTCGCGCTGCGCCGCCAGTACATCGACGGCATCCAGCGGGTGCCGCGAGCCCTCGCGCAGTTCGACAAGCCCATCGTCGCCGCCATCAACGGCGCCGCGATCGGAGCCGGCCTCGATCTGGCGTGCATGTGCGATCTGCGGGTCGCCGCACGCGGCGTGAGCCTGGGTTCGACCTTCGTGAAGGTCGGACTGGTGCCGGGCGATGGCGGCGCGTACTTCCTGGCGCGCACCATCGGCTTTGCGCGCGCGCTCGAGCTGGTGCTCACGGGGCGTCTGGTCGACGCCGACGAGGCGCTCGCGCTTGGCCTCGTACACCGGGTCGTCGCGCCCGAGGAGCTCATGAACGCCGCCCGCGAGCTCGCGAATCTCGTGGCCGCCAATGCACCGCTCGCGCTGCGGCTGACCAAGCGCGCCGCCTATCGCAGCTGGGACCTCGACATGGACACCGCACTCGAGCTGGCCGCGACCTATCAGGGCGTGGTGCAGAACACCGCCGATCACCGCGAGGCGGTCGAGGCCATCCTGGCCAAGCGGCCACCGGACTTTCGCGCCCGCTAG